The stretch of DNA ACCCCTCCTGAAGAATGTGGAAGAGACGGCCCAAGAAGAGTCACGAACCACTTCGGAATTTCCTTTATTAACTGCAATAGTAAAGCAACCAAAGACCAAGAAACAAAAAATCGTGAGAAAAACCTTCAAAGGCACCGCCGTTTTGTCCAAGCTTCTGCCTACTGGCTCAGCCCTTACTTTCCAAATACTGTCCCCAGTTTTAACGAACCAAGGCCAATGCAAGACCCAGGTTTGCCAAAACTTGATGCTAGGCCTTGTGGCGTTTTGTGCCAGCTTGTGTTTCTTCCTTTCTTTCACCGATAGTGTTCGAGATGAAAGAGGCAAGGTCCGGTACGGGGTGGCTACGTTTAGAGGGTTATGGGTAATGGATGGCCCTGTTGAACTGTCAATAGAGGAGGCAAACAAgtataaggtcaagttgattgaTTTTTTCCATGCTTTGGTATCCATAATGATTTTTATGGCGCTTGTTCTGTTCGATCAAAATGTTGTCGACTGCTTTGGTCTGAAGCCATCAGGGGACAGCAATGCGCTGCTGCTGATGTTATTGCCTGCAAGCATTGGAGCCATAGGCTGCCTTTTGTTTGTTTCATTCCCTAGCAAACGCCATGGAATTGGCTGCCCTCTCTCCAAAAATTAGTCCACTTACCAATTTAATCTAGAATGCACATGAGAAATCTTTTATCTTCAAAAAAATGAAAGTAATCTTTTAATGTTTCCAAACGTATCATCAACATACCGTCCAAGTCTATGTTGAGCCTAGTAAATTCATTGTAAAATGGTTGCCGGTgactatttaaacattaaaatttatgaatTCGCAATCCGAATAAGATTCAATCTTTTATTTGTCGTGCAGGTTATATTCGAGtcaaaatttaagttaaaattagaTATAATTTTAaactcttaattttattttatcaaatgctacttaaatttaaagaaagttaTGAAGGATGTaagaaaacaaaatcaaattataaatcaaaatttttacaagATGAAATGTTAAAAAATCAGCAATCCTGACTCAATTAAATTACCTAACTATCAATTAATGAATCATGATTGGCACATATTAATTACATAATGGACGTGAATAGAACACAACTTCAAGACCCTAAATTCGGCCCAATTACATGGCAAAGGCTAATCCAATGTTCTAGCCCTTCACTCATCATAAGCCTTAATTAAATGTCCATGATTTAGCCCAAATAAAGCATTTTAAGCACATAGTAGTTGAGTCATGTCTATCTCCAATGTCCTTTATCGCCTTTGCTCCTCACATCAGGATTCTCATTTCTAGAGTCAGTATTCTGGACTTCTGGTAGGAGGAATCAAGCAAGAATGGGACACTTTCCATCAATGATAATAGCCTTATTGCCGCCCCATAATTTCCATTCTTCCTTCGAACCTCAGCAGTTAGGTCGGATAAGATTTCGTGATTACTATGAATGTAACATTATAATGTTTTGTATATAAGAAAGTACTAATTAAAATCTTAAGAAAATTATGCACTTAGCTAAGAATGTAATGAAAGTTTTCGAAAGTGTcctttcaaataaaatataattttttttactaatttgaACATTTTTCAGtgatattaagaaaaattaatttattattaacaaataagcAATTACTACTCTATTTATCTttgaataatattaatttaattttttaatacaaataaattaatacatttatctcattaatatatgattaaattgtaaataaaatttaaatatttcgtatgcatttgaattagaatattattaaattttaatttaatagtatttgaaatgaatttaaaattaaataaatttaatgattttttggtGAAAAAATCTTGTATAAAAATACTGAAAAATActttctataaaaataatataaataaataggaaaaagggtaattttaactaaaaataattttagggtaaactataaaaataatcaccTAACTactaaaagttttcattttaagcacctaaaataaaaaaggttgtAATTTAAACACTTACATTATATAGTTCGGTCATTTTTTGTCACTCCCGTTAAAATCACGAAAGGAAAATTGACATGGTAGCTAAAAAAATTGGTAAATAACTAATTTAGCCTTctacttttacatattatatcaatttagttataattttaaaaaattaacccgcAATATTTATAAATGTTCTccatttgatcctaattctaaaaaattcaaagaaatatatataaaaatattattgttgacaaaaaaacaataatatataaaattaaaaaatatatcaaaatacataaatattttcaaaaaatatataataataaatttaaattttatattaatattaatattaaataaataaataaaaaacttccCCATCCCGTTCACCACTACCAGCGTCATCCTAAAGGCATGATGATTCTTTTCCTCTTTGTTATGAAAATACAAACCACCATCGTGTCTTTTTAAATGAAGTGAAAGAACTTAAGTTCTTTTGTTTCAGTTCTTGTCGCTCGGAAGAAAAAAGATCCCATTTTGAATTCTTAATGAAATTCGTTGCTTCAAGCTGTTGATAACCCAATATGTTATTCCAAAACCCTTCACTTCCATAAGTCCTTCTCTGAACCCGAGATCTCGAGATCTTAAAATCCCAAGGTATTACTGATAGGGGTGGGGGAGGCAGAGAGGGAGAAGTACGAGGTGTGTGagggttttttttaatattaatattaatatattataaattttttttacttaaatggtatgttaaataaattatgtacCGAAATGGTACATCTAACCAAGTGGAGGGTGGTGCTGAAAACTTGACACCattgattgaaaaataataataataaaaataataactggAAATGGCATCTAAATAGGCGAAACCTAAAGAAATATGGGTTAATTACGACCCGTATACGACCAAAACCCGCCCCACCTAAACCTACTGCCAACCCACTGTCGTAGATGGGATAGCACAACTGGTGAAGCCACAGAGAAAGGCGGCACACCACTTCTCATGCCCATTCACAAGCGGCACCACTAGTCATGCCCATTCCACAGGCAGCACAGCTTTGACTTGTGGCAGCGGTGGGATGGGACAATGCCCATGCCTGTGATTTGTGTTTTGGGGACCATTATAAGGTCCCCAATGTCTCATTTTGGCCGgaagagaaaaaaattttgaagaagagaagaagaagaagaagaagaagaagaagaagagagcgAGAAGGGAAGGgaaggggaaaaagaaagaaaaaaaaaagaagcaaaatagaGAGACGGaaggagaaagagaaagaaaaaaaataaataggaaaGGAAAGGAGAGATTGTGTTTAGGGTTTGAAAAGATTTggtgtttaaaaaaaatcataagtaatttttttatttagtaaattttttttgttaaaaataaatgttaattttttttgttaaaaataaatgttaatttatttttgttttttttgttgatttatttcggatttaatttttaatttaatttttgcaaggtattatttggttaaaaagagCTATTAagatgtttgtatttattttgtatttattttatattttcattcattcataagttatttttaatgtttattgaagtaaaaaaagcctatttatgttatgtataaagaatgttttattttttatgtaatttatttgttatgtgtgttttaggtttattagatttatttttttatgtaatttatttggcatgttatttttattattttaatataaattttttattttttatgtaggtaaaagatgAGACCATCGAGATGgaatttatgagataaattaggaataatagtttaaatattctaattttttaagattttataattgggaataagagtttatgtttttaaattttattttatgttttttataaatattataaatgaaatttcttttgaatCCTTCTATGCAAAAAAAGacattatattttttaacaataattaagttggcatgttattatatatattatattttaaaccaatacattttacttattatcattttaaaataataataacaatattcctatttattatttatcatttatgttatgtttttgttatatttcttttattggcatgttatttttattattttaatattattttttttatttttttatgtaggtaaaagattATACCATTGAGATTGAATTTGTGAATGGGACCATTGAGTTGgagtttgagttggaatttataagatatatttattttgttaatgtagTGTAGCAAAAAATATTATGTGGACAAAACTGTttgatattttttgtaattaaaagcaatatataaaatttaggtattttgataaatatttaaaatgcatcaaacttagaaattaattatcgaaatttgttttaaaattgcaGGTATCGCAATGGGTTCATTGATTAAAAACGATGATCACATATCAAGCACagttaataatatgataatatattattatttgttaattatggTTCTCTTAACGTCATTTAcagaaataaattatgttataataactattttctataatttaataGTGTCAGGGCCCGTACCACGCATTGAGGGGTTGggtgaatggtttaggatatCCCCTGGATGAGCGACTGATGACATACTTAAAGTTAGCCGGGTTCGGGTCAGCAGTATTGATCCAGACATTTGATTTGTGGTACAATTTAATATCCGCATTGGTCGAGCGTTGGCgcccggagacccacacttttcatttgccATATGGGGAGTGCACTGTCACTTTGGAGGATGTTGCATTGCAACTTGGGCTCCCAATTGAAGGAAGTGCCGTAACCGGCGTAAGTACGATACTTGAGTCTACTACCCTTTGTTATAGCCTACTAGGAGTCTCGTCCAACAATGCTGAGTCCAAATTTACGGGTTTGAGATTTTCATGGCTGAAAGctaattttaaacatttatcaATTAATGCCATTGAGCAGGAGGTGATGTGCGCAGCTCGAGCgtacattatgcatattataagGGGTGTACTGATGCCAGATGCAAACAACAACAGGGTTCATTTGatgtatttacccctattaacttaTTTGCAGAATGTTCGCTCGTATAGTTGGGGTTCCTCGATTTTGACGATGTTGTATCATGAGCTTTGTCGGACGACAAAGCCTGATGCCGTAGACATAGGCGGATGCCTCATATTGCTGTAGTCATGGGCTCTTTATCGGAAGCCATTCTTGGCATCTGTTAGGCACCAAGCATACGTATTTCCATTAGTGAACATGTGATAAAATTTTACTTGTTATAACAATTAATTGACATTACTTCACCACAGTACAGCACTCCTTCTGGCTCGTATCCACCACATTACTCCACTCTTTTTGGGTCGTATCCATCGCAGTATGGCACTCCTCCcggctcaagttcatcgatggcGTTCGAGGCATATAATTTTTCTTCTGTGTTTCGCACACCCCCACCTGCAACTGAAGAGAATGTTGATCGCCACGATCACCCACAACATGAACGTCCACCCTTACAGAAATATACCCCTAGGACCataccatcaaaccatcaattttaagggtttcttgcaatttaaatatgacaaagtttgtacttttctttattctaaaaaatataaattaagaaaaaaacaatttttgtatttatttaattagattaattgcaacgttaaaacttggaacaaactttatggtcataaattagattaattgcaacattacaacattacaacattacaatattaaaacttggaacaagctttgtaatataaattaaatacattacaatattaaaacttggaacaaactttgtaatataaattaggtATATTGGATTACATAAGCTCAATTCCTACCCGATCGTGACGATTGTCCAATATGGTAGTTTCATTACAGGTATTTACTTCAATTACGACCAACTAATCTGCATAATCCACAACGCTTACCgtcagatttctccctaatgtccatttcattatgGATTCTGGATGATTGCGGACGACCTTTCAGATTCCTACGCAACCCTTTGTCTAGGACAATCTCGAAATTCGTCAGAGGCACCTCCCACGTAGATAGGTCAGGCAGGACGGGGAACTTATTCTCCCAAACACGCAACGTGCGCTCGAGGGTGTACACATCATCTATAAATTGTTCAACATTGAGTGAGACTTTAGCACACACTGCCACAAAATGTGCACATAGATAATGAAATGTTTGGAACCTTCTACAATCGCATCGTTTGTTTTggagatcaactccataggacctaTGTGGTATACCAGGTCGACGACCGATGGTCTCCATAACTCGAAACATTTTAAGGCATCGTGATTATACTTCTACATTCATCGACTTCGTCATCCGATGGTTTGCAACCATTGTATCCTTGACATCTTTGACAAACACGTGTCCAGCCTCCATTTGGTTCACTTATTGCTAGCCTATTCTtagcatcaaggtagccaacctatAGAATGTTGCCGAGAAGAAAGATGAAATCGGAAGTTGTCGTGTTTTCAACAACACAAAGTTGATCCCCTCCGCTAAGTTTGTGGTTATATGACCATagcgaaagccctcgtcaaaactttgagcccattgccatgGCTCCATGGCACCCAACCACTGTCAGAAAGATATGTTcgtttgaccctccatgtcactctcaagtcgagtcattctttggcagaaaatgtgtggctctagctcATGCGCTGTATATGTATTAAGAATAGATAAGTTATAGTATtgccctaaaacattaaaacttatattgaaaagataaggttatcatttaccaattctcacaacttgtctccGTCAGTCTGCATTATTATAATCTCGAGGAAGTTAGTCGCGATGTGCTGGATACAGTAAACGGATCTTCATGGCACACCAGAACGCCTAATGGCGACAATTAACCCTTTCCTTCTATTGGAGATTATACAAATATTATCGTTGTTAGTAACATACCTCCGTAGGTTCGTAAGGAAGAATTCTcacgattccatgttctccttatctacGATGGAAAATTCTATCGAGAGCACGTTCTTGTTCCTGTCTTGAACAACCGCAAGAAGtaagatctgtgtatatttttcgTATAGCCAAGTCTCATCTACTTGCACAAATCGCTTGCAATGGGGAAATGCGCGCACAAATGGATCAAAAGTCCAGAACATTCGATGGAAAATCTTTTTTCCCTATTGTAGTTGGTCATCCAAGCCGTAATAAAGTCGTGTCTGTAACTCAATAACAATCCCGGGTACGTACTCCCGCATAGTGGCTATCCATTCCTGTAGCTCATTGTACGATGTATCGAAATCTCCGTACATTTGCTCCATTGCCATTTGTTTAGCTATCCACGCCTTtcggtatgatactcgatactggaatcaTGTCTGCATTTTGGCAAttagtaccgaaactttaatggtccaCATGCCCTttaccattggcatgatacatgtacagatagttttggaatcaagttttcgatgattTTTTGTCATATGTGTTGACGTGCATCTGTGAGGCCCAACAAGTTTTCATATCTCCCACATTTGCGACTTTTGAATAAATGCGGCTCATACCTGCCAATTGCAACCTTCCGCCGACTTCTaacactctccaatatataatgtcggtttagacactgatatattcatgctataccttTGAATAGCAAATACGCACTCTtccttactttcgaatctctggcccaCGAACAACTCTTCAGGGTCGAAATCTACGGCCAGCCAGTGAGTAGATAGTATTTTAGGGTACTCCAAGAACTCGGCGGCGTGCGCTGCGTCGGGGTCTATGAGTGACATATGTCCCTCAGGATTATTTTGTATCACAGTACGCCGAATCTGGTTCCCGATTACAGACGCGTTAATATTTCCATCGTCATTCACGTCTTCGCCGTAAATATCATCGGGGACCtcgtccacatcgggatcactatcactatcgatCTCGTGATCATAAGGATCACTACTATcgtatccatcatcaccaaccacatcaatatTAGATGCAACATTAAGACCGATATCGATCCCGCGTATAGTCAATTCACTAACAACGtacgatattggagccaccatacATTGTTTTTGAGCTCCATGTTCTTCACCTAATGCAGTGAGATCTTCAGTTGGCTCCACACCAGCTAACCTAGTAAATAACTGAATCTGTGCAGTTTGGTCATTCCGATTCCCACAATAAAGAACaatcattgtctccacgtcttcattgCCTACAAGTTCCATTTCATTGAATTTGATGAGATCTGTCGAAActagaaacttgtagaaaagtttcgagatctttctcccacaacgtctaacaatttttgcgctaatcatttccttcatatcatcgaacgagacatttctattaaatctcattgctatttgttggcgacattcaaatatacatccaatgGTTATTGTCAAGATTATTCCATCGAAGTAAACGCATACGAAAAATTGATTATCCGTCTTCAATACTcaatctattaaaaaataaacaaaaattctcaaaacaatttcgaacagaaaaaaatacttacataaaaaatttaatgaacaAAAAGAGaccaaaattatatcaatatgaattttttttcattcataagctTAGACTTTTTTAGTTCTCATTTTgtacatgaacaacatttatCTTTACATTTAACCACTTAAATTCATTTCTACGTTTTCTTCCATTTCCAATCTTGTATCTTCCTCTAGGAAATTCTCTAGATTAAATTCTGAATTCTCTTCAAATTCATCTTTTACAATCCAATTTGGAAGTTCCTCAGGATCTTCTTCCTTTTCAATCTTTAAAACGGgtattgaatttagaaattctcTTGGTAATTTCTTAACAACTAATTTTGATTCCCAGTCAATTTTCATGAACCTACACTTTGTCTCGCTCTTTTCCTTGCTCCATAAGAGATTATAAACTTCACGAAGTATATAACTAGATTCTAATAGGTTCGTGGTACCAATGTCTTCCAAAGTTGGTCTAAAATGATTTGATGCTCCCGTTCTATTAATATCCCTATAAGGGTTAAGTATTGCACTTTATTCTATCTAATCAGTTCATGACCCTTTCGTAACACTTTTTGCATCTTTTGATTTACGGTAATGAGGTGTTGAACGATGTCTTCTTTTGGTTTCATTCTGTAATCTTGCAAttctctcatcatcttatcaacttTCTCCCTTTGTGCTGAAGTTATTATCTGATCAGGCAATATCAAATTTATTGCCATTTCTAACAATATCtataacagaaaatatttttatttcgatttcagtatttatttattttttctgttGTTATCACCAACTAACAATTACTTTATAATAGTTACtaacataaaaactttcaaatatattaaaattttttaaaacataacattcaaaacCTAACAAATCACAAAAAAccttaaacaaataattaatctaaacacaaaacttactaacaaaataacttaaaaattaatataaaattacatttataatctaacaaatcaaaataaacaaaataactttaaaacaaaacataaaaataacactaaacaaactatataatactaacaaaataattttttcttatcataatctattatatttgaaaataacaataaaaataaaaatacattttctttctttcttgtcttttctttctttcgcTTCCCTCTCTTCTTCCTTATgttctgttattttttttaacagaTCCTAATATTGAGTCGGATGGGAGGAGGGGAGGAAAAGTGGTATTGGTGTCACCTATCAGATACCCCTATAGTATAAAACTATTGATTCTATACTATTTCGGTACAAAGTGGTGCCGCCTATCAAGTAGGTTccactattaaaaaaaaatcagtcaaatgTGTCGGTTTTtagggtggtgccgcctatgcaccaccctccactTGGTTGGATGTACCATTTCGGTACATAATCTATTTAACATAccatttaagtatttttttataatatataggtaaaaaagcctaaaatttaaattcattattatgtttttaaaatatttatgtatttttatatatttttaatttttatatattattattttttgtcaacattttttaaatctttatatatttctttaaatttttttgaattataattaaattataacatttgtaaattttaag from Gossypium hirsutum isolate 1008001.06 chromosome D04, Gossypium_hirsutum_v2.1, whole genome shotgun sequence encodes:
- the LOC107898365 gene encoding protein DMP7, with the translated sequence MDTKAVEHMQPLLKNVEETAQEESRTTSEFPLLTAIVKQPKTKKQKIVRKTFKGTAVLSKLLPTGSALTFQILSPVLTNQGQCKTQVCQNLMLGLVAFCASLCFFLSFTDSVRDERGKVRYGVATFRGLWVMDGPVELSIEEANKYKVKLIDFFHALVSIMIFMALVLFDQNVVDCFGLKPSGDSNALLLMLLPASIGAIGCLLFVSFPSKRHGIGCPLSKN